In a single window of the Raphanus sativus cultivar WK10039 unplaced genomic scaffold, ASM80110v3 Scaffold0337, whole genome shotgun sequence genome:
- the LOC130501936 gene encoding mechanosensitive ion channel protein 5-like: MALDSTDRRDFVVKINGEESGAVGATGSSSNADGGNFWRESSYDFWDGEKGKNDDVGGDSFHFRQQRERSEDMSDPPSKQKASCGEISLDIDLNTADTLPAISESSSPYTAKGKADAVRRRQNRISLGESSDEESRRHYKANRDEAEVVKHSINKPFLRRNQTKSRLMDPPTPTHPAIDKTEMRSGRKSGFLGKNSKPGTPSRTGILEEDEEEDPFLDEDLPDVFKRDKLSIWVLLEWISLVLIVTSLVCSLTVHSLRRKTWWKLDLWKWEVTVLVLICGRLVSSWIVRILVFSAEKNFVLRKRVLYFVYGVRKSVQNTLWLGLVLLAWHFLFDKKVERETRTTAIRYVTRVLVCLLVAVIIWLIKTLLVKVLASSFHMSTYFDRIQESLFTQYVIETLSGPPLMEIQRMEEEEQKVTDDVKSLEKLAGAKLPPALKATVRSFMKAGKGPRLSRIGSDKEDDSEGIRIDQLQRMNTDNVSAWNMTKLMNIIRKGALSTLDEHMQDTVEESEHATQIRSECEAKIAAKKIFHNVTEPGSRYIHLDDFLRFLSEEESERAMALFEGASETNRISKSCLKNWVVKAFRERRALALTLNDTKTAVNRLHRIINVLISIIIIIIWLLILGIATTKFLLVLSSQLLLVAFIFGNSCKTIFEAIIFLFVMHPFDVGDRCEIDGVQLVVEEMNILTTVFLRYDNQKIIYPNSVLGTKPIANYFRSPDMGDAIEFSVHIATPPEKIAAIKQRIISYIDIKKDHWYPAPMIVFLNMDDLKSVKIAVWLTHRMNFQDMGERFIRRSQLLEEVGKACRELDIEYRLHPQGIHIRSFPPPVTPGTSDRLPPACLHQRGA, from the exons AGCAGCAATGCTGACGGTGGCAACTTCTGGAGAGAGTCGAGCTACGACTTTTGGGATGGTGAAAAGGGTAAGAACGATGACGTTGGCGGCGACAGTTTCCATTTCAGACAGCAGAGAGAACGTTCAGAAGATATGTCCGATCCTCCGTCGAAGCAGAAAGCTTCCTGCGGAGAGATCTCTCTCGACATCGACCTTAACACCGCAGACACGTTGCCGGCGATCTCAGAGTCGTCTTCTCCGTACACGGCTAAAGGAAAAGCCGACGCGGTTAGAAGGAGACAGAACAGAATCTCACTCGGTGAGAGCAGCGACGAAGAGAGCCGTCGTCACTACAAAGCTAACAGAGACGAAGCAGAGGTCGTGAAGCATAGTATCAACAAACCGTTCCTGAGGAGGAACCAGACGAAGTCAAGACTTATGGATCCTCCAACACCGACGCATCCAGCTATCGACAAAACAGAGATGAGATCCGGTCGGAAATCCGGGTTTCTCGGGAAAAACTCTAAACCGGGGACGCCATCTCGGACCGGGATCTTGGAGGAAGACGAAGAGGAAGATCCGTTTCTAGACGAGGACTTACCTGATGTGTTCAAAAGAGACAAACTCAGCATTTGGGTTTTGCTCGAGTGGATAAGCCTTGTTCTGATAGTTACCAGTTTGGTCTGTAGCTTAACGGTACATAGCTTGCGGCGCAAGACATGGTGGAAGCTAGATCTGTGGAAATGGGAAGTGACGGTTTTGGTGTTGATTTGTGGGAGACTAGTCTCGAGCTGGATAGTGAGGATACTCGTCTTCTCGGCCGAGAAGAACTTCGTTTTGAGAAAGAGGGTTTTGTATTTCGTCTACGGAGTACGCAAATCGGTTCAGAACACCTTGTGGTTAGGGTTAGTGTTGCTTGCGTGGCACTTCTTGTTCGATAAGAAGGTTGAAAGAGAGACTCGGACCACTGCCATTAGGTACGTGACAAGAGTGTTGGTCTGTCTTCTTGTTGCGGTGATCATTTGGTTGATTAAGACACTTCTGGTCAAAGTTCTTGCTTCATCGTTCCACATGAGCACTTACTTTGATCGGATTCAAGAGTCTTTGTTCACTCAGTACGTGATTGAAACACTCTCCGGTCCTCCTTTGATGGAGATTCAGAGAATGGAGGAAGAAGAGCAGAAAGTAACGGATGATGTTAAGAGTTTGGAGAAACTGGCTGGAGCTAAGTTGCCTCCAGCTCTAAAAGCGACGGTTAGGAGTTTTATGAAAGCGGGGAAAGGTCCGAGACTGTCTCGGATTGGTTCTGATAAAGAAGATGATAGTGAAGGGATAAGGATTGATCAATTGCAGAGGATGAATACAGACAATGTGTCTGCTTGGAACATGACCAAGTTGATGAATATAATACGGAAAGGCGCTCTTTCTACTTTGGATGAACATATGCAGGACACAGTTGAGGAGAGTGAGCACGCTACACAGATAAGAAGCGAGTGCGAAGCAAAGATTGCAGCTAAGAAGATCTTCCACAATGTCACTGAGCCTGGTTCAAG GTATATACATCTGGATGACTTCTTGAGGTTTCTGTCTGAAGAGGAGTCTGAAAGAGCCATGGCTCTCTTTGAAGGAGCTTCAGAGACCAATAGGATCAGCAAGTCTTGCCTCAAGAATTGGGTG GTTAAGGCATTTAGAGAAAGGAGGGCTCTGGCTTTGACCTTAAACGACACAAAAACAGCAGTGAACAGGCTTCACCGTATAATCAATGTGTTGATTAGCATTATAATCATAATCATTTGGCTTCTTATACTAGGAATCGCCACAACAAAATTCTTGCTAGTCTTAAGCTCTCAGCTTCTTCTAGTAGCCTTTATATTCGGAAACTCATGCAAAACCATCTTTGAAGCCATCATTTTCCTTTTCGTTATGCACCCATTTGATGTTGGTGACCGCTGCGAAATCGACGGTGTTCAG TTGGTTGTGGAGGAAATGAACATATTGACGACTGTTTTCTTGCGATATGATAATCAAAAGATCATATACCCGAATAGTGTTCTTGGTACAAAACCTATAGCTAACTACTTCCGAAGTCCTGATATGGGAGATGCGATTGAATTCTCTGTTCACATAGCAACTCCTCCAGAAAAGATAGCTGCTATCAAACAGAGAATCATCAG TTATATAGACATCAAGAAGGATCATTGGTATCCTGCACCTATGATTGTGTTCCTAAACATGGACGACTTGAAAAGCGTGAAGATCGCGGTGTGGTTGACACACAGAATGAACTTTCAAGACATGGGAGAGAGGTTTATAAGGAGAAGTCAATTACTAGAGGAAGTTGGGAAAGCTTGTAGAGAGCTTGATATAGAATATCGTTTACATCCTCAAGGCATTCATATTCGAAGTTTCCCTCCTCCGGTGACTCCGGGTACTTCAGACCGTCTTCCTCCAGCTTGTTTGCATCAACGCGGTGCCTAA